In Helianthus annuus cultivar XRQ/B chromosome 9, HanXRQr2.0-SUNRISE, whole genome shotgun sequence, the following are encoded in one genomic region:
- the LOC118481725 gene encoding proline-rich protein 36-like: MDSSGTGDSDTTGPRPIVSDDLESSEHEVHTSDVTSTNEDDFQPFALPDAVDEPADGPFAGDLPLVEIPAPIPLASYPVLDILLDADADDDVDLFDDEPLEDDVQGEPMEDPVDPVDLADPAFADHADFEMAFDDPEPTMAPEPVAALDPVFEHDPIHAGIPVVDPLIADLPIDDHPVDAPLLEGDHVVAADQADAPFIADAPVDPIVAPLPDPVSLEPEHALFATHIDPRYAHTQNGWIDSDDELPPIPPHTTDARHIDSSFSFAQFTPPARPREGSSAHPFGHVPTSIPVVPQFSTAIPPVPPFSVPPFDPAIEPFLWTSPPVMPPSDPYHPFHMGYSIEDVLMSFVVHQEALTRRIQVLERA, from the exons atggactCGTCAGGCACTGGTGATTCGGACACCACGGGCCCTAGGCCCATTGTATCAGACGACCTGgagtcttcggagcatgaggtccACACATCAGATGTTACCAGCACGAACgaggatgacttccagccctttgcgttaCCCGATGCTGTCgacgagcccgctgatggcccttttgCTGGGGACCTACCGCTCGTAGAGATCCCTGCCCCGATACCACTTGCTTCATACCCTGTTCTTGATATACTCCTCGACGCAGACGCTGATGACGACGTCGATCTGTTTGATGACGAGCCCCTAGAGGATGAtgttcagggcgag cctatggaggacccggttgacccAGTTGACCTTGCTGACCCTGCGTTTGCTGACCACGCAGATTTTGAGATGGCGTTTGATGACCCCGAGCCTACCATGGCCCCCGAGCCGGTAGCCGCTCTTGACCctgtgtttgagcatgaccctattcatgctggtATACCCGTTGTTGACCCTTTGATTGCTGATCTACCCATTGATGATCACCCTGTCGATGCTCCACttttggagggcgatcatgttgttgctgctgatcaGGCTGATGCCCCTTTCATCGCTGATGCACCTGTTGACCCTATTGTTGCTCCCCTACCTGATCCTGTTTCCctggagcccgagcatgcactattCGCGACCCATATTGATCCCCGGTATGCGCACACCCAGAATGGGTGGATTGACTCTGATGATGAGCTCCCACCTATTCCCCCACATACCACCGATGCACGTCACATTGATTCCTCTTTTTCGTTTGCTCAGTTCACACCTCCAGCTCGACCTAGAGAGGGTTCCTCGGCTCATCCCTTTGGACATGTGCCGACATCTATCCCAGTTGTACCACAGTTTTCTACTGCTATTCCCCCTGTTCCTCCATTCTCCGTGCCACCTTTCGATCCAGCCATTGAGCCATTTCTCTGGACGTCACCGCCTGTCATGCCGCcatccgacccctaccatcctttccatatggggTATTCTATTGAGGACGTTCTGATGTCGTTTGTTGTCCATCAGGAGGCACTCACACGGCGCATTCAGGTGCTCGAGAGAGCTTAG